CCGGAATCCGACGACCGCCCTGTTACGTTCAGTATCTTGAATATCGATCAATCTCTATCGATACCTATATATTTCTTGTGTATGTTCCGGGTCAGTCCATGGGAGAGAAATCGTCTTTCGAAGCACCGCATTCCGGACAAACCCAGTCATCGGGGATATCCTCAAAGGCCGTTCCCGGATCTATACTGTTGTCCGGATCTCCTTTGGCTGGATCATAGATATACCCGCAGATATCGCATTTATACTTTTTCATCACATCCTCCTTGGATTACTGGTTATTATATATTGTTTTTAAGCCTTTCGGCTGCATCGACACCTTTTTATAATTTCTCAATAATGCTTCTTCCCTCAGGCATGAAAGCATGTCATTTCTTCCCGAATCAAATTCACACACCTCCGTGCGACCCTGCTTGTCCCTATACGCCAAGGGACGATATCTGTTCACTCAACAGACGGATATGGCCCATTTCCTCCGCAATAATGTTGTCGACTCTCGCCTTACCCAATTCCGGCGGCACAACTTCCTTTATCCCCATATAAAAAACGATTGAATCCTTTTCGAGTTCGATCGCTTTTTTCAGGAGTGTCCTGGTCGACGCACCGTCACTGATAAACCCGGAAGGATCTTCATTGAGGTTGAACACATGACCTTTCGCGAAGGCATTGAGATAGAGTGGCAACTCGCCATAGGGATCATAGGTCGACTCC
Above is a genomic segment from Spirochaetales bacterium containing:
- a CDS encoding ferritin family protein — encoded protein: IAIQIEKNGIQFYTKLSEAVSDMEMIKKIKGLADMEKRHMEIFSEMKAAYKGKDEEESTYDPYGELPLYLNAFAKGHVFNLNEDPSGFISDGASTRTLLKKAIELEKDSIVFYMGIKEVVPPELGKARVDNIIAEEMGHIRLLSEQISSLGV
- a CDS encoding rubredoxin; the encoded protein is MKKYKCDICGYIYDPAKGDPDNSIDPGTAFEDIPDDWVCPECGASKDDFSPMD